The Indicator indicator isolate 239-I01 chromosome 18, UM_Iind_1.1, whole genome shotgun sequence region AGGAGAACTGGGAAGATACCATCACATTAAGGCAGAATTTGGTAAAAACTTACTGTGAGAGGATAATGCACTACAATCACTTCAAGAAGGGAGATACATGATTCCCCACACCACTATtctgagaagaaacagaaggatTCTAAGCACACAAATTGTAAATGACTAAAGTAAAAGAGGAGCTGTCATCAACAGACACTGGGACATGAAACAAATGGCTCTTCCCCACTTTTGTCACACAGCTCTTCCACCAGAGATGCCACTTTTGCTAAAGTCATGGTTATATCTGTTCTCCCCAACAATAACAGAGCACAAAAAGACCCTCACTTCTCCTGCCTTCCACACCTGCTGGAGCAAGAAGCACTAACACATGATGCATTGCTAAATGAAGTTGTGCTGCTAGTTGTAAGCAAACCAATGTAGTTAGggaaacaagaaaaggaaaacaaaccataaaTCAGACCAGAGAGGCAAGTAAGCAGTGGAAGAGAAAGTGTTGTCAGACAAACTTACTGGGAAGTCGTCTTGGTTTTCACTGCAGGCATTGCAACTGATTCCTGAGAGCACCTGGAAGTCATTCATATCTCAAGATGCAAGCTGGGCCCTAAAGTTTCACTTTGAACTCTACAGTAGTTTGGAATGGGCTTTTTAAAGAAGTGGTCATTAgctctttcttttaatttttctgtacaCTGTGGACTATTCATGTCCCACAAGTATCAAGCCATAAGTGTAAACCTTCTCATGAGTTTCTTTCTCAGGCTCAGTCTTCTGAGAAAAAAGAACACATTCTATTTTAGcttctgcttcattttccttACACCTGAAATTTTTAGTTGTCTGAAGTCAGTACTTGCTGCAAAACAAGATGCACAGCCTCACATACAGAAGCAGTAGCAGAAATGAGGATAAACCATGACCATAAAACAAAGGCCTGAAATAAAGTGAGAGACCAACTAAGAAGGAACTAGACCACAACGTTACAGAAGAATACAGATGGTTAAAGGTTTTCTACAGCAGTTGCAAACTTTCCTATCCATGCATCATCATTCTAGATGCACATTTATTGCACAAATAATTTCACATTGGATGACTGTCAGTCTCCTTCAAGTAAAGGAATCCATGTCAGTCAGACAGACCTTAGGAAAGTAGAAATACACCAAAGTCTTTCTCTTGGCAGCTGAACAACTTCAAGGTGAGGATGGAAACTACTTTGCCAGCCCAACCATTGCAGGAGATCTTTTAATGTTCTAAGGTCTACCAGCCACAACGAGGCCCAGCTTTACCCTTGGGCCACTGTTTCTCAATGTATTTCTTTGGACAGTAGAAAGGGCCTCACACGACAACCAGGACAAACTGAACTTTTACAGCAGGTTTACATCTTTCAGACATTTCAAATTACACCACCAAAAACCTTTTCAACTGACCTGCATCTGGACAGACAGAATTTTTCTTGCTACTCAAACAATACACAATACACAACAGGAAAGCTGCCTTTGCAGGCAGACACCACAGAAGGAAAAGTTGCATAGCCAACTTCTCCTTACCTAAGAAGAAGGATCACCACATGGATGCAGGCAAAAAGATTTCTTTGGTTATAACACACAAGCAAAGGGTAGCTCTGATAAAGATTCAAATGCCAAAGCATCACCTCAAAGACACCACCATCCTGCTTTAGAACATTGGAAAATAAATGACTCTCAAATCTCAATATGTTGAAGAACCAACATTCAAGACATGGTCAGTGACCACCTCAAAGGAGCCAATATCTCTGTCCTAATACCTAAAAGTTCAACTTGCATGAGCACCTTCCTATGCTGCTGCTATAACATGTATTTTCAGACCCAAACACGTCCTGCTTAAATAAGTCTACAGGAAGAGTTAAGGAATCAGCAGCGCTTCACACAAAGCTAACCACAGACTTTTTTCCAATTACAGTTCTCAGAATTCTACTTCATTTTATCAACACACAGAAAGATATCACAGAAGGACAGGTAATTGCCTACACCTTTCTTGCACCCGAAGGACAAAGATGAAAACGTGAATAAAGGAATTTACTTGCTCACCACATTATCatggagaaaggctgaaaaGAGTGCAAATCATGAGCAGACAAGGATATATGGGGGTTTTCATGCTGCATTTGAAGACAATCTTACACTATTCAAGTATGTCTGCTGTCGGGATGATGCATGATGCTGCTCATAACACAAATATTCACTGGCTGATAATGCAATGTATTCCCTAAGAAAAGCCCAAACTGACAGGGTAATTAGTATTCCACGAGTCAGGGGACCCAATGAGAACCTGGTGCGAGataaaaacacaaacccctCTCTAACCAAACTCCAGTCAAACGTAGCCGGTCACTACTTCTGCCTCCCACATTGACTGTCACGCTGAGCCATCATTCTAGCGTCACCTGCCGGCAGCCAATGCGGTGCTCCAGGAAACAGCCAGAAGCGGGCGAGGAgggggcagaggagcaggagcggCAGAAGGGGGAGACGTATATAGGAGCAGGTCCATGGAAAGGCACTCACCGGAGCAGCGTCTGCGTCGTGTGGGCAGACGGTGCCAGGATCCTCCCCGAGAAGCGGGGCGGGTTCGTCGGGAGGCAGAGGGCGGGCCGGGAGGGTGTCGCAGCAGCTGCCGGGCTTGCTCTTTCGGGAGTCCGCGGTGAGCGACACCTCGTGCGAGTAGGAGCTCAGGAAGGCGCGGACGCCGTCGATGCCCACAAAGTGCGTGGCCGGGACGCCACGCAAGACATCACCCGCCGCCGGAGGAGGCAGCTGAGAGCGGCGCCAGCGCCGCAGGCgcaataacagcagcagcagcaggaaggcgaggaagaggcaggagacGGCCGCCACGGCCAGCACCAGCCAGCGCGTCAGGCTGCCCGCCGCCTCGCCCAGCCCCGCCGCCGCTGCCTCATTGCCCAGCTCGGCCAGCAGCTCGGCCACGCTCTCGGCCAGCACCACTGTCAGCGTGGCCGTAGCCGACAGCGCCGGCCGCCCGTGATCCTTCACCAGTACCACCAGGCTCTGCCGGGCAGCGTCGCGGGCCAGCGGGAAGCGCGCAGTGCGCACCTCGCCGCTGTGCAGCCCCACGCGGAACAGCCCCGGCTCCGTCGCCTTCGCCAGCTCGTACGACAGCCACGCGTTCTGCCCCGCGTCCGCGTCCACCGCCACCACTTTGGCCACCAGCGCCCCGGGCTCCGACGACCGCGGCGCCAGCTCCACTCCCGACCACCCACCCACACCGGCCCCGGACACGGGCGCTGCCGGCGGGTACAGCACCTGCGGTGCGTTGTCGTTCTCGTCCACGATCACGAGCCGCACCGACACGTTGCTGCTCAGCGCCGGCGAGCCGCCGTCCTCCGCCACCACCCACAGCCCCACCTCGCGCACCTCCTCGTAGTCGAACGAGCGCAGCGCGTACAGCGCGCCCGTCTCCGCCTGCACCGACACGTACGACGACAGCGGCACGCCCCTCACCCGCCCGTCGCCCAGCCGGTACCGCACGCGCGCGTTCTGCCCCCAGTCCGCGTCCCGCGCCCGCACCGTCAGCACCAGCGCGCCCGCCGCGTTGTTCTCGGGCAGACGGGCGCTGTAGCTCGCCTCGCTGAACACCGGCGCGTTGTCGTTCACGTCCAGCACCCGCAGCGCCAGTACCGTGCTGCTCCACAGCGACGGCAACCCGCCGTCGGCCGCCCTCACCGTCACGTTGTACTCTGACACCTCCTCCCGGTCCAGCTGCCTCGTCGTAACCACGTTGTAGTAGCTGCCGCGAGAGCTCTGTAGGCTGAACGGGACTCCCTCGTCTAGTGAGCACCGCACGTGTCCGTTGGCCCCCGAATCCCGGTCCTGCACATGCAGTAGGGCCACCACCGTTCCCGAAGGGGCGTCTTCAGATACCTCGCTCAGCGCTGAGCGCACTGAAATCTCGGGCGCGTTGTCATTTACGTCAGTCACAGTGATGAGCACTTTCGCCGTGTTAGACAGCTCTCCTCCGTCCCGTGCCTGTACCTCAAATTCATGTGCGGGGATTTCCTCAAAGTCCAAATCTTCCTGAAGGGATATTTCTCCTGTCTCAGTATCCAGGTAAAAAAGTTCTGAAGCCCGCTGTGAGATTTCATGGAAACTGTATTTCACGTGCCCGTTCATTCCCTCGTCAGGGTCCGTCGCTGTGACGGTGACGAGGGCGGAGCCCACGGGCACGTCCTCAGGCACACGCACCGTGTACTCTGCTTGGCTAAACACGGGCGTGTTGTCGTTTGCGTCCAGCACGACCACACGGATCTGCACCGTCCCTGTCCGCGCCGGCTCTCCGCCGTCCCTTGCCCTGAGCACCAGCTCGTGAAACGCCGCCTCTTCCCGGTCCAGCGCCTTGGCGAGCACCAGCTCGGGACGCCGATCGCCGCCGGAGCCCTCCTGCATTGCCAGCGAGAAATGCTCGTCACCGCTCAGCTCGTAGCTGTTCAGGGAATTCGGCCCCCAATCTGGGTCCTGAGCTTTGACCAGGGCAAACCGAGATCCTGGGGCTGTCGACTCAGTGATTCTCATTTCCAGCTCGACGTCTTTGAAGCTGGGCGCATTGTCATTAATGTCATTAATTTCCACATCGATTTCATAAAACTTCATTTCCCCCTCCACTATCAGCTCACAGCGCAGCACGCATTGCTGCTCACTCTCgcacagctgctctctgtctATCCTCTCCGCCGTCACCAAGTGTCCCGTCTTCCCGTGCAGAGAGAAATACTGCGTCCTACCTTCAGAGATAAGGCGGACACCATCGTCGCTGAGCGCCGGCAtctgcagccccaggtctttggCCACGTCTCCCACGAAGGAACCCTTGGGCACCTCCTCAGGCAGCGAGTACCGCAGCTGCCCCCACGCCGCTTCCCACGCCGAcagcaggaagcagcacagcacgGCCCGCGCCCGGGGGTCCCAGCGCTTCCCCGCCGCGCACATCTCCGCCGCCTCACCGCCGTCACGGATCCCGATCCACCTCTGGCTCCGGCTCCCCGCTGCGGTCCTTTTCCGCCAGTTCCTCCGGGTCGCTGCAGCTCGGCGCCACACCGCGGGGACGCTCGCAGCCCTCCCGAACGCCGAGCGAGCCAGCGAGCGAGCCGGACCGCAGCGGGCGGGGCGCCTGCCCCGCTCCGGATTCCTCGGTCTCGTCCTCGGTCAACAGCGGCGCCCGCAGCCTCCTGTCGGAATTGCAGCCACACAAGCGCTCTGTCTTTCGTTTCCCATCTGTTTTAGAAGCCAATTAATGTTGTCCTAATATAATTTTTAGAATATTTCCAGCCCCGTCCCACATTTCCTTTAGCAAAATAGTCCACATAGATTTTTGTCGGTGTGCTTGAATTGCCTTCCCTTCACTCATTCTCCAAAGAAAACGGTCATTACAGAAACATATTAATTCTCCTCATACAAGTTGCAGTAAAGATCCTCCTTCAAATGGTGActgctgttttcctgctttGGCTGTTCTTATCGTTAATGCTACCCGATTTATACTGCACGGGAACTTGTCAACGGTGATATATctaaagcaaatatttaattttccttaCACGACATACAAAATAATTCACGTCATATGCCATTCGTCCAAAAGCACAATTTCCATCATGCTTGTTTTTATAGGAATTATGTTTCAATAGTAGGCTTAAGGAATATCACCAGAAACAGCCTCTAAAACCCTAAAACTGATGGTCAGAACCTTGCCTGGAGAGCTAGAGCTCTAGCGACAGGAGCTTTGCTCCAAATGCTGCATTTCACACGTAACTCGTTTCAAATTAACTGCAGCACCATCACTGGCTGAGATGACACATTTAAAGTCTGAAGAAAATGAAGTCAGTCAAATGAAACGGCACCCCCAAGATCTTACATATCTGTAGGAATTGCTCAAGCTACTACCACTGTCATTTCTCCCTACAAGACTTCCGGCGAACACACTCTAGGAGGAAGCTCTACTACTGCCCGAAAATCATTCTCTGCCACCTTTCCCGGTTTCAGGCTGTCGTTCACTTGATCACTTTGTACTTACTATGCCACAACTACCCAGGAAGCAGACAAGGACCTACACTGGTTTTGGCCAGAACTATCTGCAGGACCCGAATTTTTATCTCTTCTACAATGAAATTTCATTCAGCACGCTACCATGTCTGTGAAAGACACATCaagaacagtttaaaaaaaggGAACTAACacccaggaaaagagaaagaaaaaagaacacaatAAAACAACGCATATTTCCTTTCATGGAGAAAAGACGGACCTTCCTTCTGGGAAGGAAAACGTTTGGATCCAGCTTTCAAGGATGTTCAAGTATATCggtttagaaaaacaaacaaacataaccCACAATCAACcgaccaacaacaaaaacaaaaaccacgcATTCAAGAGAATTTTCTTGACAGCTTTAGCGCTATTAATTTACCACCTTCAACAACGCATTTTAGCCATAACTTCTCCTTTCACAGAACACAACCCATAAAATCTTTCAAAGGGAAAGCAACCacatttcaggaaggaaaaacctCCAACATGAAGCACACACCACGTTTTCCCAAATACGTCACGCAGAATAATTACCTGCAGCGTTCACTGAAAAGAAATCATGAGAGTTGTAGCCAAGACATTCAACTGAACCTGCGACAACAGAACAACCAACTAGTGTTGTGCTGCGACAGGAAGGGCAATGCCCTGTTCCTTACTTCGTTCCTTTCTTCACGAGCACTCGGCCTAGCGCGCGCCATCAACACCGGCCAGAAATAATTCAATTAAATGGAAGCTCAAGATAGAGTCAAGAAAGCAGGAGAGCGCTCTGGCTTACCGATCTGCGATGTGGCGGGCAGATCTCCAGCACCGGCGGTGCTAGTCGGGCTCGGCTTCCCGCAGGACTCCCCACCCAGCAGTTCCTCTGACGGCCAGCGGAGGGGGCAGCCAAGTGGCCTCGGTCAGGGCACGTCCCGGAGCCACGCACAGGTTGTAGGAGTAGCGCAAGGTGCCCTCGCAGAAATCGGCCGGAAAGGCGGCGCCAGCCAGAGAGAACCGCTGCCCGCCCAGGCAGCGCAGGACGGCGGTCGGCCCGGCCCTCCGCAGCCGCGACACCAGCGTCAGCACCAGGCTGAGAAGGAAGAGAGCCgacagcagagccagagccagCACCAGGTAGAACTGCAGCTCCGCCGGCGAGTCCGTGCCCGCCGGCCGCTCGCTCAGCTCCGGCAGCGCCTCCTGCAAGCTCTCGGCCAGCACCACGTGCAACGTGGCCGTGGCCGACAGCGCCGGCTGCCCGTGGTCCTTCACCAGCGCCACCAGGCGCTGCTTGGCCGCGTCGCGCTCCGACACGGCCCGCGCCGTGCGCACCTCGCCGCTGTGCAGCCCCAGGCGGAAGAGCGCCGGCTCCGGCGCCTGCAGCAGCTCGTACGACAGCCACGCGTTGCGCCCCGCGTCCGCGTCCACCGCCACCACCTTGGCCACCAGGTAGCCCACCTCGGCCGTGCGCGGCACCACCTCGAACGGCGGTGCCTCGCTTTCTGCCGCCGCTGCCACCGGCCACAGCACCCGCGGCGTGTTGTCGTTACAGTCCAGCACGTAAATGCGCACCTTGGCCGTGGTGCTGCGCGCCGGCACCCCGCCGTCCTGTGCCCGCACCGTCACCGTGAACTCGCGGCACTGCTCGTAGTCGAAGGAGCGCTGCGCGTACACGCCGCCGCTCTGCATATCCACCGACACCGGCGGCGGTGCCGAGCCTGCGCTGCCGCCTTCCAGCCAGTAGCTGACGCGCCCGTTGGCGCCCGCGTCCAAGTCCCGTGCCAGCACGCGCAGCACCGGCGCTCCCGCCGCGTTGTTCTCCGCCACGCAGGCGCTGTAGACCTCCTCCTCGAACACCGGCGAGTTGTCGTTCACGTCCGACACTTCCAGCACCAGCGCCGCGCGGCTCGACAGCGCCGGGCTGCCCCTGTCCCTGGCCACCAGCGTCACTCggtgctcagctgcctgctctcgGTCCAGCGCGCTCGCCGTCACCACCTTGTACGAGCCTCCCAAGGACGCCACGAGCGACAGCGGCGCCTCTCCTTGACAGCTCGCACCGCACCTGACCATTCTTCCTGGAGTCCGGGTCGTTGACGTTTAGCAGGGCCAACACAGTGCCGATCGGAGCGTCCTCAGAAACTGGACTCGACACCGACAGCACGGTGATTTCAGGGGCGTTGTCGTTCACgtccagcacctccacctctACTTCGCAGTATGCCACCAGACCGCCCCCGTCCTTTGCTTCGATGGCCAAGCTAAACGTGCTCGTCTCCTCAAAGTCCAGCGCTTCCTGCAGTGTGATGGTTCCGCTCTCTGCGTCCACCATGAACTTCTGAAGCACCTTGGCTGGCATTTTCCCGACGCCGTACGTGATGTGAGCGTTAGTTCCAGCGTCTGCGTCGGTGGCCGAGATGCTCAGCACCGTGGTGCCCCGCGGCGCGTCCTCGCGCAGGCTCACTCGGTACCGATCCTGTACGAACACGGGGGCATTGTCGTTGGCATCGGTGACGTTGATACAGACATGGGCAGTGCCGCTGCGGGGCGGGTCGCCGCCGTCCAGCACCGTCAGCatcagctgcaggctctgctctctctcccgGTCCAGCGCTCGGCGTAGCACCAGCTCCACAAACCTGTTGCCGTCTTGCTTCTTCTTCACCTCCACCTCAAAGTACCTGTTGGCCTCCAGCTCATAGCCGTGCAGGGATTGCTGCCCACGTCTGCATCTTCGGCGGCTCCCACGGGAAATCGGGCACCGGGAGAAGTCAACTCATTGATTTCCAGCTGGAAATGGTCTTGGAGGAAGCGCGGTGCATTGTCGTTGATGTCCTGGATGGCCACCTCGACATGGAAAACGTTGAGCGGATTGTGCACCAGAGCCTCGAAGCTGACGGAGCAGGTCGGTGCCTCGCCGCACATTTCCTCCCAGTCCAGCCTCTCGCTCACGTACGGGTTGCCGGTGTCCCCGCTCACGCTGAAGTATTGCTTCTCGGCGCTGAGACGCAGTTTGCGTGCcggcagctctgctgggctcagccC contains the following coding sequences:
- the LOC128972848 gene encoding protocadherin gamma-A10-like; this translates as MCAAGKRWDPRARAVLCCFLLSAWEAAWGQLRYSLPEEVPKGSFVGDVAKDLGLQMPALSDDGVRLISEGRTQYFSLHGKTGHLVTAERIDREQLCESEQQCVLRCELIVEGEMKFYEIDVEINDINDNAPSFKDVELEMRITESTAPGSRFALVKAQDPDWGPNSLNSYELSGDEHFSLAMQEGSGGDRRPELVLAKALDREEAAFHELVLRARDGGEPARTGTVQIRVVVLDANDNTPVFSQAEYTVRVPEDVPVGSALVTVTATDPDEGMNGHVKYSFHEISQRASELFYLDTETGEISLQEDLDFEEIPAHEFEVQARDGGELSNTAKVLITVTDVNDNAPEISVRSALSEVSEDAPSGTVVALLHVQDRDSGANGHVRCSLDEGVPFSLQSSRGSYYNVVTTRQLDREEVSEYNVTVRAADGGLPSLWSSTVLALRVLDVNDNAPVFSEASYSARLPENNAAGALVLTVRARDADWGQNARVRYRLGDGRVRGVPLSSYVSVQAETGALYALRSFDYEEVREVGLWVVAEDGGSPALSSNVSVRLVIVDENDNAPQVLYPPAAPVSGAGVGGWSGVELAPRSSEPGALVAKVVAVDADAGQNAWLSYELAKATEPGLFRVGLHSGEVRTARFPLARDAARQSLVVLVKDHGRPALSATATLTVVLAESVAELLAELGNEAAAAGLGEAAGSLTRWLVLAVAAVSCLFLAFLLLLLLLRLRRWRRSQLPPPAAGDVLRGVPATHFVGIDGVRAFLSSYSHEVSLTADSRKSKPGSCCDTLPARPLPPDEPAPLLGEDPGTVCPHDADAAPVTLE